A stretch of DNA from Flavobacteriaceae bacterium MAR_2009_75:
TTTTTGATAGGCACCCCGTCCAAAGTATAATCACCAGTGTCGGCTTCATCTAGCATTCCTAAAATATTCAACAAAGTAGACTTCCCCGAACCCGAAGAACCCATAATTGCTACGAGTTCACCTTCTTTGATACTAAAATTTAATCCTTTGAGAACATGAAGCGAATTAGCTCCCATCTTATAAGATTTGTGAAGCTCTTTGATTTCAATCATCTGAAGTTTTGTTAGTTGTTATTTGATTTGAAAGCCAATTCATCAATTTGACCTTCAAGTTGTTGAATTGTTACATGATAGTGTCTAAATATTCTGTTAAATAATTATCCTCCCATATTTTCGTCTTTGACAATTGCGTTCCAAACCTTGATTTTATCTTCAGCTTCTATTCCAGATTTAACCTCGACGTAAATACCATCGCTGATTCCCAACTCGATATCTTTTCGCTCAAATTGCTGTCCGCCATTTTCAATTTCAACATAAGGTTTCTTGGTATCTCCATCATATTGCACAAGAGCTTCTTTGATGGCCAGCACACTGTCGACCTTTGCCAAAATCACGGAAGCATTGGCACTTAGCCCGGCACGAATAAAAACAGAGTCCTGTTTCTCCAAAGTTCCTTTAATCTCAAATTGAATGGCTCCGTTCTCCTCATTTCCCTTTGGGGCAATGTAATCTAATACTGCATCAAAGATTTTGCCCTCTAAGGCGCCGACCGTAATTTCAAGCGGCAGGTTTTCTTTAATTTTACCAACTTCACTCTCGTCTACCTTTCCCTCAAAAATCATTTTATCTACATCTGCAATAGCTGCTATGGTAGTGCCTTCGTTGAAGTTATTACTTTCGATAACTTGGTTGCCCACCTCAACAGGCACTTCTAATACCATACCGCTGACCGTGGCCCTAATTTGAGTGTTGGCCGCATTGCCAAAACCTCGGGCGGTACCCGTTTTAACAATTTCATATCTTTTATTGGCAGCTGCATAGGCCTGTTTACCTTGGTCAAAAGCAACCTGAGCATTTTCTAAATCGACTTTTGAAATTACTCCTTTACCAAACAGGGACTTTTGACGATCTAAGTTTCTCAACTGATCATCTAAATTTATTTTAGCTTCATCAATAGAATTTTTGGCGTCGTTCAATGCCGATAGATTAGGCACCACTTTAATTCGACACAACAAATCGCCCGATTTAACAAAATCGCCACCCTCAACAAAAATCTCTTCGATTACCCCTGAAATATTGGGTTTGATAAGTACTTCTTCTAAAGGCAGAATACTACCCGTTGCCACCGTCTTTTTGACTATCGTTTTCTTAGAAGCCTGCTCGGTTTCATAGGTGATAGGGTTTTCTGCATTCTTCTTGTACAAATAGTACATAGCTCCACCAAAGGTGACCACAATGAGTATTAGTATTATTCTGGTTACAGTCTTTTTCATATTGATTGATGTTTAGTACTTATAATTCGATATTGTTTTCTAAGTTGTTGTAATTGCCTTTAGCCCTCACTCGGTTCGCAACGCATCTATCGGCCTTACTTTTATAGCACTTTGGGCGGGAATAAAACCAGCAAAAAGACCTGAAATTATTAAGATTGCCAATGCCCCTATGACCACACCAAGCCCAACACTAGGATTGGCGAACATATCTACCGGGCCGTTCATGTCTAACAAAGTATTGATGCCATAGATGAAAAGAGCTCCTAAGGTAATACCTGCCATACCCGAAATAATGGTCAGAAAAATCGATTCCATTAAAATTTGAAGTTTTATAGACCAAGGATCTTCCCCTAAAGCCCGTCGGATACCGATTTCTTTGGTACGTTCTTTTACTACAATAAGCATAATGTTACTTACACCAATCACCCCCGAAAGCAAGACCAAAATCCCCACGAAATAGGCAACAAACCGAAGTGCCCCAAACAAACTTTGCACTCTTTGAAATTGCTCATAAAGGTCGAAATGGCCAACCGCCCTTTGATCATCTGGGTGCACCTTATGATTCTCTTTGACCACACCCATAATATTATTTTTGATACTCGTAATAGAGGTGCCGTCATTGGCTGTTATTGCCATCCACCCTACATCATTGCCACGATTGAAAGCTTGAGAGAAAGAAGTAAAAGGCACAAAAATCTGTTTCTGGCCTTCTTCCCCATCGCCGTCGTTACTCTTCTTTTTATAAACCCCGACGACCAAAAAGTTTACGCCCTGAATCTTTATATAAGTACCCAATGCGTCTTCACCCTTATCATAGAGGCCATTTTTGACACCTTCTCCAATTATGGCAATCTTTCTTTTTTCATTAATGTCACTGTAATTGATAAACCGCCCATCGACAATACTCATTGGGTCTTGCTTGATAATCTCAGGATAATCACCGTAGACATTGTAAGCCCCTGTACGCAACCCTCGAACCACATTATTGGCTCCCCCAAAACCGCCTAATTGATTTCTGGGTGATATAAAACGAAGATTGGGCACCTTATCTCGAATAGCCTGCACATCTTCGGTCTTAAAAAGAAAACTTCGTCCTTTTGGTAGGCCCTTATAAGCTTTTGTAGTAGCTCTTGACCACATGAACATGGTATTCGTTGCGATATCGCCGAAATCTTGCATTATACCGTTTTCAAGACCTTTTCCCGCAGACAACAGAATAATGAGAATAAAAATACCCCAGAAGACACCAAAAGCAGTAAGAACAGTTCTGAACCAATTACCGGTCAAAACCTCTAAAATTTCTTTCCATCTATCTTTATTGAACATATGCTTTGAAATTAAGAGTCTACTCTTTTCAACTTATTCATCTCTAAGTGCATCAATTGTATGAATATGGGCAGCCCTCCATGCCGGAAAAAAACCTGCAATTGCGCCCGCAAGAATTAGAACAAAAACCGTTGATACTGCGACAGGAAAGTTGACCGAGGGGTTCATTACATAATCTACCTCGATATGAGGGCCCGCAATTTCTAAAAGTGCCATACTAAGAATAAGACCCGTGAATCCGGAAATTGCGGTAATGAATATCGATTCATGAAGAATCATACCTACAATCGACCATGGTTTGGCACCCAGCGCCTTTCTGATTCCGATTTCTTTGGTACGTTCGCGTACCACTATCAGCATGATGTTACTAACGCCCACAACACCTGCGATTATGGTACAGATACCTACGAACCAAAAGAACAGCTTAATATTATCGGTAAGGCTATAAAACCGCTTAGCTTCTTCAAGGGCACTCCAAACAAAGATGGCATTCGTATCATCAGGTGCCACGGTATGGGCTTGCTGTAGATATGAAAGTAGGTTACTCTTGAACCTTATGGAGTTGGCTACGGCTTCATCAAAGTTTTCTGCCATTGGCAAGGTATAGGCCAAATTATTAACTCGATCACCTCCATTAAAAACTCGCTGTGCCGTGCTCTTCGGAATAAAAATTCGCTCTTCTTCCCGATCTTCGGTTTCACCGAACAAACCGATAATTTTAAAGGGGATACCAGAAATCTCGATAAATTCGCCCATAGGAGTTTCCACTTCGTGAAATACATCTTTTGCTATTTTATTGCCAATAACGGCGACTTTAGCGGTATTGACTTCATCTTGATAACTGATAAACCTGCCTTCGGACATTTTAGCGTTCTCGATCTGCTGAAATTGATAGGAGACCCCCTGAACCCCGTAAACCAAAGCTTCATTGCCATAATTTACCGAAATGTTACGAACAAAAATTCTGGGAGATTTTAGTTCGATGTCATCCTTTAAAAGTTCAGCGGAAAACTCATAGTCAGAATTTCGGAGCTCTATATTTCTACCAGGGTTCAACCCCTTGTACTCTTTAGTAGTAGTACCTGGCCAAACCCATACACTCGTAGCTGCATCTTGTGCAAACTCGTTGGCGATTCCATTTCTGAAACCTTGACCAAAACCTAATAAAATGACGAGTATGAAAATTCCCGAAGCAACGGAGAGTCCCGTGAGAAAAGTCCGTAACTTATTTTTACGGATGGTATCAAAGATTTCTTGCCACCTTTCGATGTCGAACATGTGATTGATTTATTGATTGATGAACACGACTAGGGGAAATCGTGCACCTATAAGACTGTTCAGAAATCGTATTGTTACAGAAAAACTACCAAAAGAAATGTTAAATTTATCTTGAGACCTTGGGCCTCATTTTTTTATAAATAAAATAGAAGAGAGCTGCGACCAATATATAAGGTATCGCCATCAGATATACAATACCATTATTTACACCTTCGGCAACATCAGTATTGCCATTGCTCTCTAGAACCGCTCGACACATAGCACACTGCGCCTCTACGAAATTTGGCGATGTAAGTAGAAGTGCGAATATGAAAATATTAAAAGAGCGTTTCATTTTTTAGATTGTTTTAAAACTTAAACCGGATAATAGGGAGCGATCAATAAGTAGACCACAACCCCAGTAATTGCTACATAAAGCCATAATGGAAAGGTTACAGAAGCCCACTTTCTGTGTCTTTCAAAATTTTCTAAATAAGCAAAGGAATAGGTCTTTAATACCAAGGGGATTATGGCTACCGAAAGAAGTATATGGGTAATCAAAATGAAATAGTAAACATATTTGATCATACCTTCGCCGCCAAAAGTAGTGGACTCTGATGTCATATGATACGCAATATACATCACCAAAAAAAGTAACGATAGCCCAATACAAATATTCATTAGAAATTGATGTAATTTTTTTTTGCCTTTCAGTATTGCCCATACTGCACAACATAGTATTAGGGCTGTTAAACCATTAATCGATGCGTAAATGGGTGGCAGAAAGCCCAAGCGCTCAACATCAGGAATCTTTACACCAAATAATAGTGCAACAACAACTGGCACTACGATAGAAACTACCGTAATCAATTTGTTAAACTTCTTTTCCTTTACTAAAACACTATTGCTATCCATTATTCTTCCAACAACTTTTTTATATCCTCTTTTAGAATAGAAATCTGCTCCTTTTCACCATGGTCATTCTCGCCTTGCTTTTCAGTTATGGCCCCACGATAATAAATTATAGGGTTACCGAAATCGTCTACCCTAGACCTCAAATACCCATTCTTATCAATCAATGCAAAAAGACCGGAATGCTCAAAGCCCCCAGGTGCATCTGACTTTTCAGCAGCAAAAATATTAAAACCCTTATTGGCCAATTGGTATATCTTATCACGATTACCGGTCATCAAATGCCAATCTAAATGGGTGACTCCGTTCTTTTCAGCATAAGCTTTTAAAGCAGACGGCGTATCTACATGTGGTGTAATTGAAAATGAAGCAATACCAAAATCATCTTCATCTTTAAATTCATTCTGTAAGGCAACTAAGTTTTCAGTCATCAACGGACAGATAGAGGGGCAGCTGGTAAAGAAAAAATCTACGACAAATACCTTTCCTCGATAATCTGCATCGCTAATCACCAAACTATCTTGATTATAAAATTCAAAGGAAGGAACCCGACGCTTTTTGCCATCGGCTAATACATAGGCCAGTTCGCCCGTATTATCTTTGACATTCATGCGGTCATTCTCCACAATAGTTCCGGTCTTTACCCTGTCAATTATTCTGGGAATGAATATAATACCGAAAATCAATATAATCAGAGAAACCCAAACGTATGTATATTTATTCTTTTTCACAGAATTAATTCTTATTCTTTAATGTAAAGACGATAGCTATCGGTTTGCGTTATTTTTCTTTAATGCCAAACGATATTCGGCCAATATAATTTTGACGTCATCTACCATCTTATTATTTAAATCGGCCACTGAACTTGTATTATAACCATATTTTACGGTTTCATCTATATCATCTGTTCTACCTCGTAAATTCAAATCTTTATCGATAATAAAAACATTGGGAGAGCTCAAATCTTCGGCAAGGGTCAGACCTGTATTCAAAGAAGAAAAATAAGATGAAATTTCATTCTTTGTCATTTGAACAAAATGCCACTTTGATACATCGCTGTATTTGCCCAACTCTTTTTTCAGTTCTTTTATTTTCTCCTCATTATTTTCACTGACTAGCATTACAAACTGAAAATCGTTGAACTCAAAAAAACGCTTGTAGATTTTCTCATTAAGATTAGAGGCATTGCCCTTTTTGGTCAGGAGGTCATTACCCAAGAAACCCAAAATAGTAATCTTATCTTTAAGAATAATGGCTTTATTGGCTTGGTTTAACTCTTGAATATTCTCGGTTAGGATAGGCAGTTTACCAAAATTATTGACTCCTGAGGCAAAGAAAAGATAAGCCACTATAGGAAATATGAAAAGTATAACAAGAACAATGGTCTTTTTCATCAAATGATTAGATAATGCCAAAGAAATCAGCAGATACAAAAATAAAAAAGACGGTCGTGAAACCGTCTTAGTAAGCTGTTAATTTATACTAAATCAAGGTTAGAAATTCCACTTGACAAAGCCGTCCTTATAAACGTTATATACGTAATCTGCTTCGAACAGAAGGATAAATACCAAATAGGCTACCAAGAAAATCGGCGTCCAGACAATAGCTCTTCTCAATGCAGTTTTCTCGTCACGCAGGTGCATAAAATCCCAAGCGATGTAATATGCTTTTACTAATGTTAGAATAATGAATATCCAATTCAGCAACTTCATCCCTAAAAAGTAAGAATGGGTTAAGACATGTGGCTTATAGATACCTAATACCACCTCTACTGCCGTTACTATGGATAAGAATATAAGTACACCCCAAATTTTTTGGGTATTGCTCTTAAATTTCAAGAGACCTCTAAAGATTTCAAGTTTCTGATCGTGTGCCATTATTTCAATATTTCTTTATAATCGTTAGACTTGATTAATTAAACCAGATAGAAGAATGTGAATACAAATACCCATACCAAATCTACAAAGTGCCAGTAAAGACCAACTTTCTCTACCATTTCGTAATGGCCTCTTCGCTCATACGTTCCTAATATAACATTGAAGAATATGATTACGTTGATGACCACCCCAGAGAAAACGTGAAAACCGTGAAAGCCGGTTATGAAGAAAAAGAAGTCCGCAAACAATCGACTACCATATTCATTTCTGACAAGATTTGCACCTTGAACTACGATTGCACCATCGTTGATTTTTTCTAAGGATTGCTCTCTGGTCAACAAAGTCTTCTCTCCTGACTTCTCACCTTCTTGCACTATTGCCTCAGTTCGTATAAGAATATTAGGATTGGCTAAAAAACCTTCTCGAACTTCATCTAAAGAAAAGCTCGGCTTAGAGCCCTCATCATAAAACCATACTCCGTTTTTGCGTTCATGCTCTGTTCTCTCACTCGGGATTATCTTAGAAAAATCGGCCAACGCAGCACGGTCACCGGTTTCAGCATCTACAAATTGAAGAATTCTACCTCCTTTGGTCTCGATAGCGCCGTAATCACCTTTAATGAAAGTAGCCCACTCCCAAGCTTGTGAACCAACGAAGATTGCACCTCCGATAATTGTTAAGAACATATACCAGATTACGGCATTCTGCTTCATTTTATGGCCGGCATCTACCGCCAAAACCATGGTCACAGAAGACATAATCAAGATGAAGGTCATGAAAGCCACGTAGATCATGGGGTAATTTCCATGAAAAAACGGAACGTGCGTGAACACCTCGTCCGCGATAGGCCAGGTCTCAATAAATTTAAATCTAGAAAAGCCATATGCGGCCAAAAAACCAGAAAAAGTCAAGGCATCAGAAACAATGAAAAACCACATCATCATTTTGCCATAACTTGCCCCTAGAGGTTGATTACCACCTCCCCAGACGTTTTCTTCCCCCGTACCAGTTGTTACCGTAGAATCCATTTATTATAAAGTATGGTTAAAATTTGCACAAATTTATAGTTTTCTCCCCTGAAACGAAAGCCGAATGTTAAGGAAAACCAACATTATTTTAATTTATTATCCAACGAAATACATAAAGCCCATTAAATAAACCCATAAGAGGTCTAGAAAATGCCAAAATGTAGCTCCTAAAGTTAACCCTAGGTGCTCTTGAGCCGAATACCTACCCTTTAACTGACTATATAAAACGACCGATAAAGAGATTATGCCCGCAACAACGTGAACTATATGAACCGTTGCAATCAAAAATATATAAGACAACTTAATATTACTTGTAGGGCCCGTAAAGTAGTAACCCTCAGCAACCATTTGAGAAAACCCGTTAAACTGCATAACAATAAAAACGACGCCTAGACCCAGAGTCACCAAAAGCCAATTAGTGGTCATCTTTGTGTTGTTCTCTTGAACTGACCTTTTAGCGAATAAATAAGTAAAACTACTAATGATTATAACCGCCGTGCTTATAAAAAATGAAGTTGGCAGTTGAAGCTCGGCGATCCAATCTTCACGCGAACTACTCACGATATAAGCACTTGTCCACCCAGCGAAGCCCATAATCAAGCTCACAATACCGAACCAGAGCATCATTTTTTTAGCTCGGTCGTTTTTTTCCTTTAAAGTACCTTGAGTTAAATCCATTAATCTAAATAAACTTATCTATTACAAAAACAATTTGCATCAGGGTAATATAGCTAACGCTTGCCAGCATTAGTTTTCTTGCGGTTACATTGTCTCGTTTCTCATAAAGTTTGAAAGCGAAAACCAGCATCACCATACCCATTAAAAATATAATTACGGCCGCAGGTACCGATAAAACTAACCTACCTGTAATACCAAAAGCTGGAACTACCGAAATAACCAACATCCATATGGTGTACATTATAATTTGTAGCGCTGTACCCTTATCCTTTTTACCGGTAGGCAACATTTTAAATCCCCCCTTTTTATAATCATCGTCCAACATCCAACCTAAAGCCCAGAAATGAGGGAATTGCCAAAAAAACTGAATCATGAATAAAGTACCCGGCTCTATACCAAACTCATTCGTAGCGGCCACCCACCCCAACATAAAGGGAATGGCCCCAGGCAAAGCACCTACAAACACCGCTAAGGGAGTTTTGGTTTTTAACGGGGTATACAAGCTGGTGTACAAAAATATTGAGATGGCCCCGAACATAGCTGTTTTCGGGTTCAACATATACAGGGTCACGATACCCAAAATGGTCAGTAAAATAGCAATGGTCAGGGCTTGATTTACAGACATGCGACCAGCAGGTATCGGCCTATTCTTCGTTCGATTCATCAAAGCATCGAGATCCCGCTCAATTATTTGGTTATAGGCATTCGAGGCACCCACCATACAGTAACCACCAAAAGCCAAAAGAAAAAGAGAGAAAACATCGACCTGATAAGCCCCTAACAGATACCCCGCCAAAGACGAGAACACTACACTGATTGCCAATCGTGCTTTGGTAATTTCCTTAAAATCGGCTATTACCAATGTCAATGTGGGATTAGAAGCCGTATTTACAGCAGTTTTCATTTTTCTTTTTTCGGACAGCAAAGATACGCCGCAACACCTTTTTTTGCAACGAATTGACCATCTTTAATATAGAGACGCCAAGCATCGGAATTATGTAGAAAGAAAAAAATCCCATCTACATAGCCGTAAATGGGATTATATATTTTGAAACACCTAACAGGTGGTACAATATGTTTCTACTGAAGTTTAAAGGTAATCGGAATACTAAATGGAACCCTTACCGGTCTACCTCTTTGCTTACCTGGAGTCATTTTAGGAAGCTTACCGATAATACGAGCAGCCTCTTTTTCTAAATTCTTATCAGGACCACGCATTCTAACGTTACCGATGCTACCGTCTTTTTGGATGGTAAACATAACACTTACCCTACCTTGAACCCCCATTTCTTGGGCAATTTCAGGATAACGGAAGTTTTTACTGATATGCTTCTGCATCATTTGTTGAAAACAAGCTCTTTTATTGGACTCGTTCTCACAACCAGGAAAAATAGGCACATCTTCAATAACCGCAAAAGGAACGTCTACATCTTCTACCTCTTCTTCAACCTCAACGTCTTCTACTTCGATAATCTCTTCTTCTTGACTCGTTTCGGTAGATTCGATAACGGTTTCTTCTACTTCCTCTTCATCTTCGACAACCTCAATAATCTCAGGTGCAGCCGGTGGCGGTGGCGGTGGAGGAGTCTTAATCTGTTCTGTCATCGGAACTTCTTCGTCCAAATCATCATCAACATTCATAGAGATATCGTAATCATTGGTCTCATCATACGTTTTCCACTCTAATGCACCATACACCAAAGCCATGGTCAGTGCCAGTCCTATAACAAAATAGAGGCTACTGTTACGGCCTACATCTGCTTTCGGATTCTTTTTCGGTTCCATAATATTTGATTTTAATGTTCGCTAATTTACTTAATAATTCCTTTAAAAAGCAATTAAATTTTCCATTTTAACCGCTCCACTCTAGAAAACAGAAGCTTTAACCCGAGTATACCGCCAAAAGCGCCTAAACTATTGGCCAACGCATCAAATATATCACCCTGTCTATCAGTAGTTAATATCATTTGCAATACCTCAATAATTATACCAAACCCTATTGCCCCAAAAACAGAAATCAAAAGAGCCTTATTAAAAGGATATTTGCCTTGGCTAAGTTCTCTTATGAAAAAAGCTGCTAAAATCGAAGCCACAAAATAAAAGGTAAAATGCACTACTTTGTCTAAATGTGGAATATTCAGGCCTGGGGTATCGGTATCTTTTAATGAAGATAAGCTCGAAAAAGTGATAAATACCATCCAGCTTATAAATGCTATAGTGTATTTTCTTTTTTTAAGCACCAATGAGCTCCTTGTAATCGTCGGCCGACATTAGGCCTTCTACTTCAGAAGAATCGCTCATTTTGATCTTGATCATCCAACCATCTCCGTAAGGGTCAGAATTTACGTTTTCGGGCGCGTCTTCTAAACCTTCGTTAAATTCAACGATTTCACCACTCAAGGGAAGAAATAGATCAGAAACCGTTTTCACTGCCTCAACAGTACCAAAAACCTCTTCTTGATTTAAAGTTTCATCAAGTGTTTCCACTTCTACATATACAATATCGCCCAACTCACTCTGTGCAAAATCTGTAATACCGACCGTTGCGATATCACCTTCTATCTTAACCCACTCGTGGTCTTTCGTATATTTTAATTCTGATGGAATGTTCATAATATCCTTTTTGATTGCCGCAAATGTAAAGGATTCCCCACCAGTTTTCAAAAAAATATGCTAAGCGGGCAAATTCTAAGTTTTCCATTTAATTTCCGAAGTTATACCTTAAGGTAAAACCACTATTAATGGTCGTTTGTGGAAAAGCGGTAGAAACTGCAAATTTCGAAAAAGAGTGGTCGTAGAAAAATAGTGCATTCAAGTTCTTCGTCAACGCATAATCTGCCGTGAACTTAATCGATAATAGGTTTTGGCCTGAGGTAATTTGATTATTGTCGATATCAAGATTTCTAATTATAGTGATGTTATCGCGTAAGGTCAAATCTGCCTTCAGATTCAAATCCCCTTTTAATCGAGTTTTATTGCCGCCGATATTGGTAACGAACTTCACATCTTTAAAGCGATAGCCAAGGCCCAAAGTATACTCATCACCATTCGTTTCTGTCATCAAGTTATTATCAAAGCTCAGTGCAAAAATACGACTACTGCGCATTTCAGCTAAAACACTGACCGAATTTTTCATTTCAAAATCGAGACGTACCAAGGGGTTGAACTCATCGTTAAGCACCACATTGTTCAATAACAAGTCTGGCATTAAATCTTGAGTTTCCGGGTCGACTGCATTAGGCCCCAATTGAACTTTTTCTAAGTTGGTCTGAAATGAATTGATACTATATGCTGCTCTATACCCATGGCTCACCGAAAAACGTTGGAATTTTTTCTTGAACCACTTATTGCGCATTAGACCCGTATACTTAATGTTCCAATTTGGTATAGGTATTTTTCTAAAAGCATCTAAATTAACACGTTCGGCATCTTGACCGGTGTAGGCCGCAAAGAAAGCCGGAAGTAATACAT
This window harbors:
- a CDS encoding HlyD family secretion protein, whose translation is MKKTVTRIILILIVVTFGGAMYYLYKKNAENPITYETEQASKKTIVKKTVATGSILPLEEVLIKPNISGVIEEIFVEGGDFVKSGDLLCRIKVVPNLSALNDAKNSIDEAKINLDDQLRNLDRQKSLFGKGVISKVDLENAQVAFDQGKQAYAAANKRYEIVKTGTARGFGNAANTQIRATVSGMVLEVPVEVGNQVIESNNFNEGTTIAAIADVDKMIFEGKVDESEVGKIKENLPLEITVGALEGKIFDAVLDYIAPKGNEENGAIQFEIKGTLEKQDSVFIRAGLSANASVILAKVDSVLAIKEALVQYDGDTKKPYVEIENGGQQFERKDIELGISDGIYVEVKSGIEAEDKIKVWNAIVKDENMGG
- a CDS encoding putative ABC transport system permease protein — encoded protein: MFNKDRWKEILEVLTGNWFRTVLTAFGVFWGIFILIILLSAGKGLENGIMQDFGDIATNTMFMWSRATTKAYKGLPKGRSFLFKTEDVQAIRDKVPNLRFISPRNQLGGFGGANNVVRGLRTGAYNVYGDYPEIIKQDPMSIVDGRFINYSDINEKRKIAIIGEGVKNGLYDKGEDALGTYIKIQGVNFLVVGVYKKKSNDGDGEEGQKQIFVPFTSFSQAFNRGNDVGWMAITANDGTSITSIKNNIMGVVKENHKVHPDDQRAVGHFDLYEQFQRVQSLFGALRFVAYFVGILVLLSGVIGVSNIMLIVVKERTKEIGIRRALGEDPWSIKLQILMESIFLTIISGMAGITLGALFIYGINTLLDMNGPVDMFANPSVGLGVVIGALAILIISGLFAGFIPAQSAIKVRPIDALRTE
- a CDS encoding putative ABC transport system permease protein — its product is MFDIERWQEIFDTIRKNKLRTFLTGLSVASGIFILVILLGFGQGFRNGIANEFAQDAATSVWVWPGTTTKEYKGLNPGRNIELRNSDYEFSAELLKDDIELKSPRIFVRNISVNYGNEALVYGVQGVSYQFQQIENAKMSEGRFISYQDEVNTAKVAVIGNKIAKDVFHEVETPMGEFIEISGIPFKIIGLFGETEDREEERIFIPKSTAQRVFNGGDRVNNLAYTLPMAENFDEAVANSIRFKSNLLSYLQQAHTVAPDDTNAIFVWSALEEAKRFYSLTDNIKLFFWFVGICTIIAGVVGVSNIMLIVVRERTKEIGIRKALGAKPWSIVGMILHESIFITAISGFTGLILSMALLEIAGPHIEVDYVMNPSVNFPVAVSTVFVLILAGAIAGFFPAWRAAHIHTIDALRDE
- a CDS encoding putative membrane protein, whose product is MDSNSVLVKEKKFNKLITVVSIVVPVVVALLFGVKIPDVERLGFLPPIYASINGLTALILCCAVWAILKGKKKLHQFLMNICIGLSLLFLVMYIAYHMTSESTTFGGEGMIKYVYYFILITHILLSVAIIPLVLKTYSFAYLENFERHRKWASVTFPLWLYVAITGVVVYLLIAPYYPV
- a CDS encoding protein SCO1/2; protein product: MKKNKYTYVWVSLIILIFGIIFIPRIIDRVKTGTIVENDRMNVKDNTGELAYVLADGKKRRVPSFEFYNQDSLVISDADYRGKVFVVDFFFTSCPSICPLMTENLVALQNEFKDEDDFGIASFSITPHVDTPSALKAYAEKNGVTHLDWHLMTGNRDKIYQLANKGFNIFAAEKSDAPGGFEHSGLFALIDKNGYLRSRVDDFGNPIIYYRGAITEKQGENDHGEKEQISILKEDIKKLLEE
- a CDS encoding cytochrome c oxidase subunit IV, whose product is MAHDQKLEIFRGLLKFKSNTQKIWGVLIFLSIVTAVEVVLGIYKPHVLTHSYFLGMKLLNWIFIILTLVKAYYIAWDFMHLRDEKTALRRAIVWTPIFLVAYLVFILLFEADYVYNVYKDGFVKWNF
- a CDS encoding cytochrome c oxidase subunit 3; this encodes MDSTVTTGTGEENVWGGGNQPLGASYGKMMMWFFIVSDALTFSGFLAAYGFSRFKFIETWPIADEVFTHVPFFHGNYPMIYVAFMTFILIMSSVTMVLAVDAGHKMKQNAVIWYMFLTIIGGAIFVGSQAWEWATFIKGDYGAIETKGGRILQFVDAETGDRAALADFSKIIPSERTEHERKNGVWFYDEGSKPSFSLDEVREGFLANPNILIRTEAIVQEGEKSGEKTLLTREQSLEKINDGAIVVQGANLVRNEYGSRLFADFFFFITGFHGFHVFSGVVINVIIFFNVILGTYERRGHYEMVEKVGLYWHFVDLVWVFVFTFFYLV
- a CDS encoding cytochrome c oxidase subunit 3 — its product is MDLTQGTLKEKNDRAKKMMLWFGIVSLIMGFAGWTSAYIVSSSREDWIAELQLPTSFFISTAVIIISSFTYLFAKRSVQENNTKMTTNWLLVTLGLGVVFIVMQFNGFSQMVAEGYYFTGPTSNIKLSYIFLIATVHIVHVVAGIISLSVVLYSQLKGRYSAQEHLGLTLGATFWHFLDLLWVYLMGFMYFVG
- a CDS encoding protoheme IX farnesyltransferase; this translates as MKTAVNTASNPTLTLVIADFKEITKARLAISVVFSSLAGYLLGAYQVDVFSLFLLAFGGYCMVGASNAYNQIIERDLDALMNRTKNRPIPAGRMSVNQALTIAILLTILGIVTLYMLNPKTAMFGAISIFLYTSLYTPLKTKTPLAVFVGALPGAIPFMLGWVAATNEFGIEPGTLFMIQFFWQFPHFWALGWMLDDDYKKGGFKMLPTGKKDKGTALQIIMYTIWMLVISVVPAFGITGRLVLSVPAAVIIFLMGMVMLVFAFKLYEKRDNVTARKLMLASVSYITLMQIVFVIDKFI
- a CDS encoding outer membrane transport energization protein TonB, which codes for MEPKKNPKADVGRNSSLYFVIGLALTMALVYGALEWKTYDETNDYDISMNVDDDLDEEVPMTEQIKTPPPPPPPAAPEIIEVVEDEEEVEETVIESTETSQEEEIIEVEDVEVEEEVEDVDVPFAVIEDVPIFPGCENESNKRACFQQMMQKHISKNFRYPEIAQEMGVQGRVSVMFTIQKDGSIGNVRMRGPDKNLEKEAARIIGKLPKMTPGKQRGRPVRVPFSIPITFKLQ
- a CDS encoding VanZ like protein, whose product is MVFITFSSLSSLKDTDTPGLNIPHLDKVVHFTFYFVASILAAFFIRELSQGKYPFNKALLISVFGAIGFGIIIEVLQMILTTDRQGDIFDALANSLGAFGGILGLKLLFSRVERLKWKI
- a CDS encoding glycine cleavage system H protein; its protein translation is MNIPSELKYTKDHEWVKIEGDIATVGITDFAQSELGDIVYVEVETLDETLNQEEVFGTVEAVKTVSDLFLPLSGEIVEFNEGLEDAPENVNSDPYGDGWMIKIKMSDSSEVEGLMSADDYKELIGA